One stretch of Candidatus Neomarinimicrobiota bacterium DNA includes these proteins:
- a CDS encoding sigma 54-interacting transcriptional regulator, with translation MYIPDKPLDTGRIAIEKARFLNGQKPSPNIVRDFILDSWERSRIYGITLAPSPEPERADEGEIRRRLQPLAPFIELFETVRENLDILLKHKNIPVTLIWVDVEGTVIKTDGESPLYRTGMRVSERDMGTNIAGTCITLNQSMVMVQKEFFQNRFLGSIYAAHPLRDAEKHVAGCCVLEMHTSTYDPEAVRMFLLIGDLMNRQRIQHTQLHQTQERESVLLKILEHIPSGIIVLNTSEQITYINQRARELFNITQQRVENRYLQSIIQKGLVPGDLIRLEKEFLYREHVLNYGNQSKTFYVSSALIRNSENKITGLLLAFTPFESLTGLRPARKSSITPRLPLQVILKNTAFQKKTQNPVQLLGKSPWDILIAGERGLFKSEFARLIHAESQRASGPMVTFDLAGYRPFEIRELLWGEFKTSPEKDAGQCLISRTNSGTLILMHADRMDEDLQEDFYTLLQNRELPDHTKFNVRFICTTDNEKLTRFIPELVAYFDRSPLLLESISNDKSDIEILTDNILQALSARFHLSCPVVSPAVRQIFSLYGWPENLEEMQDVLTTALLKYRPQTLEKNHLPGRLRKLKASAFYNDLYAQKRIREIHEALKATGGNCKKAAKQLGVARSTFYEWLAKYKIPH, from the coding sequence ATGTACATACCCGATAAACCGTTAGACACCGGCAGAATAGCCATCGAAAAAGCCCGCTTTCTGAACGGCCAGAAGCCTTCTCCGAATATTGTCCGGGATTTTATTCTGGATTCCTGGGAACGATCCAGAATTTACGGCATAACCCTGGCACCATCTCCTGAACCCGAAAGAGCTGACGAAGGGGAAATCCGTCGGCGCTTACAACCCCTTGCCCCTTTTATCGAACTGTTTGAAACCGTCCGGGAAAACCTGGATATCCTTTTAAAACACAAAAACATTCCTGTCACCCTTATCTGGGTGGATGTGGAAGGAACCGTCATAAAAACAGACGGGGAATCCCCCCTGTACCGGACAGGCATGCGGGTAAGTGAACGGGATATGGGAACCAACATCGCCGGGACCTGCATAACCCTGAACCAGTCGATGGTTATGGTCCAAAAGGAATTTTTTCAGAACCGATTTCTCGGCAGCATCTATGCCGCACATCCCCTAAGGGACGCAGAAAAACACGTGGCCGGATGTTGTGTTCTGGAGATGCATACAAGCACATACGATCCGGAAGCGGTCCGGATGTTTCTACTCATCGGTGATCTGATGAACCGGCAGAGAATTCAGCATACACAATTACATCAAACGCAGGAACGGGAATCGGTTCTTTTAAAAATCCTTGAGCACATCCCTTCGGGAATCATCGTCCTGAATACATCCGAGCAAATCACCTATATTAACCAAAGAGCCCGGGAATTGTTTAATATCACACAGCAGCGTGTGGAAAACCGATACTTACAATCCATCATCCAAAAAGGCCTTGTCCCCGGTGATTTGATTCGGCTTGAAAAGGAATTTTTATACCGCGAACATGTATTGAACTACGGGAATCAATCCAAAACATTTTATGTCTCTTCCGCTCTCATAAGAAACAGTGAAAATAAAATCACCGGATTACTTCTGGCCTTTACTCCTTTTGAAAGCCTCACCGGCCTCAGGCCGGCCCGGAAATCGTCCATAACTCCCCGGCTCCCCCTCCAGGTTATATTAAAAAACACGGCATTTCAAAAAAAGACTCAGAATCCTGTACAACTTTTAGGCAAATCCCCGTGGGATATTCTCATTGCAGGGGAAAGGGGGCTTTTCAAGTCAGAATTCGCCCGTCTGATCCATGCAGAATCTCAACGGGCATCAGGTCCCATGGTTACCTTTGATTTAGCCGGATATCGCCCTTTTGAAATCCGGGAACTTCTATGGGGAGAATTTAAAACAAGTCCTGAGAAAGATGCTGGACAGTGTCTGATATCCCGAACCAACAGTGGTACGCTTATCCTGATGCATGCAGACCGGATGGACGAAGATCTTCAGGAAGATTTCTATACCCTGCTGCAAAACCGGGAACTACCGGACCATACAAAATTCAATGTGCGGTTTATCTGTACCACAGATAATGAAAAACTGACTCGTTTTATCCCTGAACTTGTCGCTTACTTTGACAGAAGTCCTCTTTTACTGGAATCCATAAGTAATGATAAATCGGACATTGAAATATTGACGGACAATATCCTTCAGGCACTATCTGCCCGATTTCATCTGTCCTGCCCGGTTGTTTCTCCCGCTGTCCGGCAGATATTCTCCCTTTACGGCTGGCCGGAAAATCTGGAAGAAATGCAGGATGTTCTGACAACAGCCCTGCTGAAATACAGGCCTCAAACACTGGAGAAAAACCATCTGCCCGGACGGTTGAGAAAATTAAAGGCATCTGCTTTTTACAATGACCTATATGCTCAAAAGAGAATCCGGGAAATTCATGAAGCCCTGAAAGCTACAGGCGGAAACTGCAAAAAAGCAGCCAAACAATTAGGCGTGGCCCGGAGCACGTTTTATGAGTGGCTGGCTAAATATAAAATACCACATTGA
- a CDS encoding NADH:ubiquinone reductase (Na(+)-transporting) subunit B, translating to MKILRKLFDTLRPHFEEGGRFHGLWFLFEGIESFAFTTGKVTDDAPHIRDHLDIKRLMSMVIIALIPVILMGIYNTGLQGLIADGISITFWGAVFRGLRVVLPIIIVSYAVGGFWEVLFAVIRKHEINEGFLVTGILFPLVLPPNTPLWQVALGISFGVVIGKEVFGGTGMNIFNPTLVGRAFLFFSYPSGFSGSAPYMAARSVDAVTSATPLAVASATPAGESVTASLMNFSLNYDLKTFLTGLYPGCIGETSAIAILLGALFLLITRTASWRSMAGTVIGAFLTVSLFNILAKPGSNPMMHLPFHYHILMGGFLFGTVFMVTDPVSAAMTRTGKWFYGLLIGVMTILIRVVNPAYPEGMMLAILFGNLFAPLFDYYVVKANMKRRLNRAQQ from the coding sequence GTGAAAATCTTGCGAAAACTTTTCGATACACTCCGACCTCATTTTGAAGAAGGCGGACGTTTTCACGGACTCTGGTTTCTCTTCGAAGGTATTGAATCCTTTGCCTTTACCACCGGAAAAGTCACCGATGATGCACCCCATATCCGCGATCACCTGGATATTAAGCGCCTTATGTCCATGGTAATCATTGCATTGATCCCTGTCATCCTCATGGGCATTTACAACACGGGACTTCAGGGACTCATTGCCGACGGAATTTCCATCACATTCTGGGGTGCTGTTTTTCGGGGACTCCGGGTTGTGTTGCCCATTATCATCGTGTCCTATGCCGTGGGGGGATTCTGGGAAGTGCTTTTTGCCGTGATCCGAAAACACGAAATTAACGAAGGATTCCTGGTGACGGGCATACTTTTTCCGCTGGTCCTTCCCCCCAATACTCCCCTCTGGCAGGTTGCCCTGGGAATTTCCTTTGGTGTGGTTATCGGAAAAGAAGTCTTTGGCGGAACGGGTATGAATATCTTCAATCCCACGCTGGTAGGACGGGCTTTTCTCTTTTTTTCCTATCCGTCAGGGTTTTCCGGTTCAGCGCCTTATATGGCGGCCCGATCGGTGGATGCCGTAACCAGCGCAACGCCCCTCGCCGTGGCATCAGCCACTCCGGCCGGAGAATCGGTGACAGCCTCCCTGATGAATTTTTCCCTGAATTACGATCTGAAAACTTTTTTAACCGGACTCTATCCCGGGTGTATCGGAGAAACCTCGGCCATTGCCATTTTGTTAGGGGCTCTTTTCCTTCTCATCACCCGGACGGCAAGCTGGCGGTCCATGGCCGGTACGGTTATCGGAGCATTCCTGACCGTTTCCCTTTTCAATATCCTGGCAAAACCCGGTTCCAATCCCATGATGCACCTGCCCTTTCACTACCATATTCTCATGGGAGGATTTCTCTTCGGCACAGTCTTTATGGTCACGGATCCCGTATCGGCGGCCATGACGCGTACGGGTAAATGGTTTTACGGGCTGCTTATCGGCGTCATGACGATTCTCATCCGGGTGGTGAATCCCGCCTATCCGGAAGGGATGATGCTGGCGATCCTCTTTGGGAATCTTTTCGCCCCTCTCTTTGATTACTACGTGGTGAAAGCCAACATGAAAAGGAGGTTGAACCGTGCACAGCAATAA
- a CDS encoding Na(+)-translocating NADH-quinone reductase subunit A produces the protein MAQINITRGFDIPMTGMARKELDILPDTQYVAVLPESFHNIKPKLLVREGDTVLAGTPLFFDKQEERFRFCSPASGTIHAIHYGERRKIEQIVIQTDGNKKQVSYPSRSLKEIEKADAEELQEDLLKAGLWPLLRERPFTRIARPDKNPKSIFISLMDTAPLAADPLFLIQGEEDLFIQGISFLKKFTDGPVHVCGKGTTDLEKSLKGVEKHVFTGPHPAGNPGVHIHHIDPINRGESVWVVRPRDLVLIMSFLTTGVYPQRIRVAVAGEAAPDPRYVEIPWGAPLAHAMGKIPEDADIRVIAGNVLTGEKKEKNGYFGFYDTLLTLIPENRERRFLGWIAPGARAFSFSKTFLSSLFPKKSYSFDTNRHGGQRAFIQTGLFEKVVPMDIYPDYLLRSILAEDIPEMEALGLYEVDVEDLALCAYVDPSKNDINTIVRQGLDLLEREG, from the coding sequence ATGGCACAGATTAACATCACCCGCGGTTTTGACATTCCCATGACAGGCATGGCACGAAAAGAGCTGGACATCCTGCCGGACACGCAATATGTCGCTGTCCTGCCTGAATCCTTTCACAATATAAAACCCAAACTTCTGGTACGGGAAGGCGATACGGTTCTGGCCGGCACTCCGCTCTTTTTCGACAAACAGGAAGAACGTTTCCGGTTTTGCAGTCCTGCCAGCGGAACTATTCACGCCATCCACTATGGCGAACGCCGGAAAATCGAACAAATTGTCATTCAAACGGACGGAAATAAGAAACAGGTCTCTTATCCGTCACGATCTCTGAAAGAAATTGAAAAAGCCGATGCTGAAGAACTTCAGGAAGATCTGCTTAAAGCAGGCTTGTGGCCCCTTTTGAGAGAGCGTCCTTTTACACGCATTGCCCGACCGGATAAAAATCCGAAAAGTATTTTTATATCTCTCATGGATACGGCACCCCTGGCTGCCGATCCCCTCTTTCTCATTCAGGGAGAAGAGGATTTGTTTATCCAGGGGATTTCATTTTTGAAAAAATTTACGGACGGCCCGGTCCACGTGTGCGGAAAGGGAACCACAGACCTGGAAAAATCCCTGAAAGGGGTTGAAAAGCATGTCTTTACCGGTCCCCATCCTGCCGGTAACCCGGGTGTTCATATCCACCATATTGACCCCATCAACCGGGGTGAATCGGTGTGGGTGGTCCGTCCCCGGGATTTGGTTCTGATCATGTCCTTTTTAACGACCGGCGTTTATCCCCAACGTATCCGGGTCGCTGTGGCCGGTGAAGCCGCTCCTGATCCCCGCTATGTGGAAATCCCCTGGGGGGCTCCCCTTGCCCATGCCATGGGGAAAATTCCCGAAGATGCCGATATCCGCGTGATTGCCGGGAATGTCCTCACCGGTGAAAAAAAAGAAAAAAACGGATACTTCGGATTTTACGATACCTTGCTAACCCTCATCCCGGAAAACCGTGAGCGCCGGTTTCTTGGATGGATTGCACCGGGGGCCAGGGCTTTCAGTTTTTCCAAAACCTTTTTAAGCTCCCTGTTTCCCAAAAAGAGCTATTCCTTTGACACCAACCGGCATGGCGGACAAAGAGCTTTTATACAAACCGGACTTTTTGAAAAAGTGGTTCCCATGGATATCTATCCCGATTATCTGCTCCGGAGCATCCTGGCAGAAGACATCCCGGAAATGGAAGCCCTGGGTCTTTATGAAGTGGATGTGGAAGATCTGGCACTCTGTGCCTATGTGGATCCGTCGAAAAATGATATCAATACAATTGTACGTCAGGGACTCGATCTCCTGGAACGGGAGGGATAA